The Schistocerca gregaria isolate iqSchGreg1 chromosome 1, iqSchGreg1.2, whole genome shotgun sequence genome includes a window with the following:
- the LOC126357680 gene encoding DNA-directed RNA polymerase III subunit RPC9 → METINANAAILSNYEVWILLQEIRGKKQHSNAFGQLATITYETTRYLQDTPCSQQTPEIIENFLRALEPFKLTKSEKVMLLNNPPTTPLEIQLMVEESEDRLTDEQVDQLLQVVQDCQLVT, encoded by the exons ATGGAGAC aataaatgCCAACGCTGCAATTCTCAGCAATTATGAG GTGTGGATCTTGTTACAAGAAATTCGAGGAAAAAAACAGCATAGTAATGCATTTGGTCAACTAGCCACTATCACTTACGAg ACTACACGCTACTTGCAAGATACTCCTTGTAGTCAGCAGACACCAGAAATTATTGAAAATTTTCTGCGTGCACTTGAGCCTTTCAAATTAACAAAATCAGAGAAAGTTATGCTGCTTAACAATCCACCAACAACACCTTTGGAAATACAACTG ATGGTTGAAGAGAGTGAAGACAGACTCACAGATGAGCAAGTTGACCAATTGCTACAGGTTGTGCAGGACTGTCAATTGGTTACTTAG